Below is a genomic region from Desulfobacter sp..
AGATCTCCGGGGACAAGGTGTTTGGAAATTGCCCCGCACCAGCCCAGAATAAGGATGTTTTTCGTCCCTTTTGCAATCATCGATTCCATGAGCATGACCCCGTACGGGGCACCAATATAAGGACCTGCAATGCAACTGCCGTCCTGTTGGGATTCTCTGGTCATGATGCTTCCCATAAAAAAAGGCCGGGAAGTGAACTGGCCGCAGTTGTTTTTAATAAACCGCAGATCAGGCTCTGTACTGACCATCAGGGCGGCAGGCCCGATATCGTTTGCCTGCCTTGCCCCTAAGGGAGGTACAATGGACGGATTATTCAGGTCCGACCATGTCGGATAACTCATCTTTGACCTCATCAATAATCTCGTAGAGCCACATAATATCTTCCACAGACAGTCGGCCCGCCTTTGAAGGCGCACGGTCTGAACCATCTTTTTTCTTGAGTATTCTGGGTCCGAGCTGAACCTTTGGCTCTCCTTCACCGTATTGCTGAATGGATATTAATAAACCGGTTTCTTCATTTTTCCACTCTTTTATTTTTTTATCCTTTTCAGGATCATAACCTGCCATGGGGTCTCCTTTGATTCATGGGTTAATCTAAACATTTTATACTTCAACACATATGCCTTGGGTATCGATCCGGGTCGCGAGAATAGATCCCGTTTCCACATTATCAAAAAGTTTTTGCCAGCAAAGGCTAAGGGCCTGGATACGATCCTCTTCTCCAACAGCCCAGAGGCATCCTCCGGCACCCGCACCTGTAAACCTGGCTCCGCAATTTTGTGCCACAGCGCTTTCAAACATTTTTTGACCGGTCTTGTCAAGAACATCCGGAGTCATTTCACATCTTAGCCGGGTCTCTTTATTCATTAATTTACCCGCCTGATCATACTCTTTGGCCATTAAAGCCTGTGAAAAATCCCGGGTAATTTTTACAATCTGTTCAAAAGGGGCAAACAGATCTCCGGATTTAAATCCTGCAACCCATCTTGAATTAACGTCCGCCGACACATGGGTAATGCCGCAAAAGGCCACCAGAATATGACGGTTTAAATCCATGATGTCTGCATGCCGTTTATAAAGGGGGGTCTGAATAAATTCAGGGCCTGTTTTGCCGAGTTTCCACTCCCAGAGATTGACCCCGCCAAAGGCGGCCGCTGTCTGGTCCTGCATCCCGCAAGGAACGCCTGCCACCGCAGATTCAATATAATGGGCAAGCCAGGCAATCTGTTCAGGATCAATGGATTTGCCAAGGGCCGTGTAAAACCCCGCAATAAGAGCCACTGCAGCTGAAGAGGATCCGCCCAGGGCACTTTTAGGAGGCGAGCTTGATTCAATATGAATATGCAGGCCATGGGCATTGAAAAACTTTGCAATGGCAAACATCAGCCCCATGGGATTGTCAGTCACGTTTTCATCTCTGTCCCGTTCAATGGTGGCAAAGCCTTTGGATGAAATTTTGATCCGTCCCCGGGTAAAGGAAGATAAGGTTACACAGGTCCTCAAATCCAGGGCCAGATTAAAGGTGGCAGGATTGACACGGGCCAGGGGAATGAAAAAAGTTGAAATATCAAGGGTACCGCCAAGATCAACTCTGCAAGGCACTGAGGTTTTAACTCTTTTTCGGTCAAGAATGGGTTTAAAATTCATTTTTCCTCAGTAGTGTCCGGTTAGGTTGTTGCATATAAAAAGCATCTAAAATCATTGAAAAAACAGTCGGTTTTGTGTTGACAAATGTGCGTAAAAATTTTTGTGCGCCTTGAAAACTTAACTCAAGGAGCTCAAATGACGCACATCTCAGTCCCTAAAAAACAACTACGGTCCCTGAACTTTGACAATTTCAGGTGCCCTCTCTGATAAAGTCACTTTCAAAAGCACCGGAATTACAATCTCGAGGAGACCGCCCTTTAAAAATGACATTCGAAGACCAGATAAATGCTTTGGTTTATTTCCATCTTCAGGAGCACAAGTCTGCCCGACATTTAATTCAGGATCTCAAGGAGAATGTTTTTGCTAAAGAAAATATTGCGCCAGACGGTGGTATCAGCCGTAGTAGTTTCTGTGAAGCCATCAATCACAGGGGACTCGAACAACTGCAATTTATCTTTGAGGATCTTTATAAACAGGCTCTTGAGTGTCATCCGGGTGAACACGCCGAGTTAGGAGAGTTGGTTTCCATTGACGGTAGTCTCATAAATGCAGTCCTTTCAATGCACTGGGCGAACTACAGAAAAGGAAGTAAAAAAGCCAAAGTACATTGCGGATTTGACATTAATCACGGAATCCCAAACAAAATCTTTTTGACTGAAGGCAACGGCGCTGAACGCACTTTTGTTCCCAAAATACTTTCCAAGGGGCAAACAGGTGTTATGGATCGTGGATATCAATCCCATAAAGAATTTGACCTGCTTCAGGAGCAAGGCAAACATTTTGTCTGCCGTATAAAAACCAGGACAACAAGAACAATTATTGATAACCACGAGACCTCTTCCGACAGCTACATTTTTTATGATGCACTGGTTAAACTTGGTACTCCGAATCAAAACCAGACGAAAAGGCCTGTTCGGGTTGTTGGCTATAAAATTGCTGGCGTCAAATACTATGTGGCAACTGACAGGCATGATTTAACAGCGGAACAAATAGCAACAATTTATAAACTCCGGTGGACCATTGAGGATTTTTTCAAATGGTGGAAAGAACATCTGAAGGTATATCATCTCATTGCCCGCAGTGAATACGGCCTTATGGTTCAGATTCTTGGCGGCCTTATCACTTACCTGTTACTGGCAATCCATTGCCAAAAACAGTTTAATGAAAAGGTCACGATCAAAAGAGTTCGGCAGCTGCGAACCGCCATTCTAAATGACCTGTTTGGCTGCGAGGAGCAGGGCTCTCATAGTTCAAACAGGGACAATATTGTCAAAGATCAAAAAATTATTGAGCAAGCAAAAACCTAACCGGACATCACTGATTTTTCCTGCCTTATTCTCTGCAAAAATAAAAGACTTTTGAATCTGCGGCCGATATGAAAGGGAATAAACGACTCGAGCAAAATTTCTCCTTCCTTGATGGCAAAGGGAGAAAACCGGATCCGGTCGGCCCGCTCGACCTCATTGGTATTCATCCAGAATAATTGTTTTAAGGTGCCTTTGGACACTTTTGTAAAAAACTTTGATTCATGACGCCTTGCCTGGCCGTGACATTTGGGACAAATAATCTTTCCCTCTTTAAAATCAAAATGCAAATGGCTGGCATCCACCTCATCCATACGGGTTTGGCAATGATCGCAGCAATCCAAATTCGGGGAAAACCCTGACAGACTCATAAATCGAATCTGAAACAACAGGCTGATCACCTGGGTGCGGATATCTGATTTATCCAACATGTCCAAAGCAAAATACAAAAGATCATACAACTCTTTTTGGGGTCTTCCCTCTTCAAGCCAAAACATTAGAATTTCAATCCAATAACAGGCATAGGCAGTTTTGAAGACATTGTACCGGATATTTGCAAATCCGTTGCCAAGAAGAGTCTGGGTTAAGATCACCAGCCCCTCTTTA
It encodes:
- a CDS encoding galactokinase, producing MNFKPILDRKRVKTSVPCRVDLGGTLDISTFFIPLARVNPATFNLALDLRTCVTLSSFTRGRIKISSKGFATIERDRDENVTDNPMGLMFAIAKFFNAHGLHIHIESSSPPKSALGGSSSAAVALIAGFYTALGKSIDPEQIAWLAHYIESAVAGVPCGMQDQTAAAFGGVNLWEWKLGKTGPEFIQTPLYKRHADIMDLNRHILVAFCGITHVSADVNSRWVAGFKSGDLFAPFEQIVKITRDFSQALMAKEYDQAGKLMNKETRLRCEMTPDVLDKTGQKMFESAVAQNCGARFTGAGAGGCLWAVGEEDRIQALSLCWQKLFDNVETGSILATRIDTQGICVEV
- the recO gene encoding DNA repair protein RecO yields the protein MTKDFNTDAILLRKIEYGDHDLIITFLTRDRGKIVVIAKNAKQSVRRFSGALDLFSANHIHCSFPKKNKEGLVILTQTLLGNGFANIRYNVFKTAYACYWIEILMFWLEEGRPQKELYDLLYFALDMLDKSDIRTQVISLLFQIRFMSLSGFSPNLDCCDHCQTRMDEVDASHLHFDFKEGKIICPKCHGQARRHESKFFTKVSKGTLKQLFWMNTNEVERADRIRFSPFAIKEGEILLESFIPFHIGRRFKSLLFLQRIRQEKSVMSG